In Herbaspirillum sp. WKF16, one genomic interval encodes:
- a CDS encoding sensor histidine kinase produces the protein MDGLKRTITGSLQAQLSFWLSVVIIATSVGGGYFSFRGTFHEANEFQDDQLRQIAGLMQQQEPHTGLLITQSIEQSEDPESQVIVQVLAPDVNQVRLLDEDVSLPSSLPEIVQTVPGNRYMWRVFLRHLPDGARLVVSQRTDVRDEIANSSAWRTVYPLALLMPLLLLLINVLVRTMLKPVKTLSQDLDRRRDSDLSPLDDRHVPSEIRPFTASINALLLRVKRSVDMQKRFVADAAHELRSPLTALSLQADNIRKIELSPVAQERMMELRGGLQRMRSLLEQLLVMARSQESVAHPDTTISMEDVFKQVLEDLIPSAEAKNLDVEVDTERSAVFSGQLFDALMLIKNLADNAIRYTPAGGRLILRARRENYFLIVTVEDSGPGIPEEEMERIFDPFYRILGSGESGSGLGLAIVKAIVERNGATINFSNCIDDSGARCGLCATVRFPH, from the coding sequence ATGGATGGTCTCAAAAGAACAATAACCGGTTCGCTGCAAGCCCAGCTTTCATTCTGGCTTTCGGTGGTCATCATTGCCACCTCGGTTGGCGGCGGCTATTTCTCGTTTCGCGGCACTTTCCACGAAGCCAACGAGTTCCAGGATGACCAGCTGCGCCAGATTGCCGGCCTGATGCAACAGCAGGAACCGCATACCGGGCTCCTCATCACCCAGAGTATCGAGCAAAGCGAAGACCCGGAGTCGCAGGTGATCGTCCAGGTCCTGGCGCCGGATGTGAATCAGGTCCGGCTCCTGGACGAAGACGTCAGCTTGCCCTCGTCGCTGCCGGAGATTGTGCAGACTGTTCCTGGCAACCGCTACATGTGGCGTGTCTTCCTGCGCCATCTGCCAGATGGCGCACGCCTGGTGGTCAGCCAGCGTACAGATGTCCGCGACGAAATTGCCAACAGCAGCGCCTGGCGCACGGTCTACCCGCTCGCGCTCCTGATGCCGCTGTTGCTTCTGCTGATCAATGTGTTGGTTCGCACGATGCTCAAACCGGTAAAGACGCTCTCCCAGGATCTGGACCGGAGGAGGGATTCCGACCTGAGCCCCCTGGACGACCGTCACGTGCCTAGCGAGATTCGCCCGTTTACGGCCTCGATTAATGCGCTTCTCCTTCGGGTGAAACGGTCCGTAGACATGCAGAAGCGGTTCGTGGCAGATGCTGCCCACGAACTGCGCTCGCCCCTGACGGCACTTTCGCTGCAGGCCGACAACATCCGCAAGATTGAACTGTCGCCTGTCGCCCAGGAGCGCATGATGGAATTGCGCGGAGGACTTCAACGGATGCGGTCCCTGCTGGAGCAGCTCCTGGTGATGGCTCGCAGCCAGGAATCGGTTGCCCATCCGGATACGACTATTTCGATGGAGGATGTCTTCAAGCAGGTTTTGGAGGATCTCATCCCTTCGGCCGAGGCCAAGAACCTGGACGTTGAAGTCGACACGGAGCGGTCTGCCGTATTTTCCGGGCAACTCTTCGATGCTCTCATGCTGATAAAAAACCTGGCCGACAATGCCATCAGGTACACGCCTGCCGGCGGGCGGCTCATTCTCCGGGCCCGGCGAGAGAATTATTTTCTCATCGTCACCGTCGAAGATTCGGGCCCCGGCATCCCGGAGGAGGAAATGGAACGCATTTTCGACCCGTTCTATCGAATCCTTGGCAGCGGAGAGTCAGGTTCCGGCCTCGGCCTGGCCATTGTCAAAGCCATCGTGGAGCGAAACGGGGCCACCATCAATTTCAGCAACTGCATTGACGATAGCGGCGCCCGTTGCGGACTGTGCGCCACCGTCAGATTTCCTCACTGA
- a CDS encoding efflux RND transporter periplasmic adaptor subunit, protein MATMHRTSVPVNIELPGRTSAYLVAQVRARVDGIVLRRGFQEGADVRVGQSLYQIDPAPYRVALKSAEASQQKAESNLIAMNLQAERYKILAGGKAISKQAYDNAVAAQGQAEADVAAAKAAVANARINLGYTAVTAPISGRSSGSLVTQGAYVQGSAATLLTTIQQIDPIYVDLNESSTAGLQLRRDIASGKIRPNDTSAVKVSLTLEDGTTYEQPGKLQYNGITVDQTTGSVTVRATFANPKGVLLPGMFVHASIQQGVNDNAFLVPVSAVTHNAQGEATVMTVDGAGKTIAKLIQTGATEGPNWVVTGGLKDGDRVIVSGWQKVQPGMQVAATEMNAPNSPSVK, encoded by the coding sequence GTGGCGACCATGCATCGCACTTCCGTTCCGGTCAATATCGAGCTTCCCGGCCGCACTTCAGCGTACCTGGTCGCCCAGGTACGCGCGCGGGTTGACGGTATCGTGCTGAGACGCGGGTTTCAGGAGGGCGCCGACGTACGCGTCGGCCAGTCGCTTTACCAGATCGACCCTGCGCCGTATCGCGTCGCTCTCAAGAGCGCCGAGGCCTCCCAGCAAAAGGCCGAATCCAACCTGATTGCCATGAATCTTCAGGCGGAGCGCTATAAGATCCTGGCGGGCGGAAAAGCTATCAGCAAACAGGCCTACGATAACGCCGTCGCGGCCCAAGGCCAGGCGGAGGCCGACGTTGCCGCGGCAAAGGCTGCCGTGGCGAACGCTCGAATCAATCTGGGATACACCGCGGTGACGGCGCCTATTTCCGGCCGCAGCAGCGGCTCGCTGGTGACCCAAGGCGCCTATGTGCAAGGCAGCGCGGCTACGCTGCTTACGACCATCCAGCAAATCGATCCGATTTACGTTGACCTGAACGAATCGAGCACTGCCGGCCTCCAGCTGCGCCGCGATATCGCCTCCGGCAAGATTCGTCCCAACGATACCAGCGCGGTCAAGGTCTCCCTGACGCTGGAGGACGGCACCACCTACGAGCAGCCCGGCAAGCTCCAGTACAACGGCATCACCGTGGATCAAACAACCGGCTCGGTAACTGTACGCGCCACGTTCGCCAACCCCAAGGGCGTGCTTCTTCCCGGCATGTTCGTGCATGCCAGCATCCAGCAAGGCGTGAACGACAATGCGTTCCTCGTTCCGGTATCAGCCGTCACCCACAACGCCCAAGGCGAAGCCACGGTCATGACGGTAGACGGCGCCGGCAAGACCATCGCGAAACTCATCCAGACCGGCGCCACGGAAGGCCCCAATTGGGTCGTTACTGGCGGCCTGAAGGATGGCGACCGTGTCATCGTCTCCGGCTGGCAAAAGGTGCAGCCGGGGATGCAGGTCGCCGCAACTGAGATGAACGCCCCCAATTCGCCATCGGTGAAGTGA
- a CDS encoding efflux RND transporter permease subunit — translation MAKFFIDRPIFAIVLSILIMLGGAMAITSLPIEQFPPIAPPTVQVSTSYPGASATTIQNTVVQVIEQQMTGIDNLLYMSSASDDTGQSTTTLTFAAGTNPDVAQVQVQNKLQLATPLLPTQVQQSGVKVTKSTNSFLMVIGFVSTDGSMNKFDIANYVVSNVQDSISRINGVGNMDVFGSQYAMRIWLDPAKLNSYALVPSNITTALQAQNVQISGGQLGGAPAIKGQQLNATITESTLLRTKEDFGNILLKVMPNGAQVRLSDIARIALGAENFNIDNKYNGQPASGMGIQLAPGGNALTTAKAIKARMAQLEPYFPHGLKVVYPNDVTPFIQVSIQEVVKTLLEGIVLVFLVMYLFLQNIRATLIPSITVPVVLLGTFGVMAALGFTINTLSMFGLVLAIGLLVDDAIVVVENVERVMHEENLSPLEATRKAMGQISSALIGVALVLCAVFVPVAFSSGTVGGIYRQFSLTIVASMLLSVFVALTLTPALCSTLLKRPDQNHAEKKGFFGWFNRTFDLGRDRYLSGVRHIIARSGRWLVLYAALIAVVVVMFGRLPTSFLPSEDQGFIFVQVKTAPGTTQETTGAIMDEVAAYLLKDEGAMVDATLTVNGNANGIRGQNIGQIFVHLKDWSERTDPKLTAQALSSRIGKRYADSRVADIFARSPPPIRGLGSAAGFDFELEDRGGLGHAALSRARDQLLTMAQSDPALSQVRFVGQPDNPTFKINIDRERAAALGVSASDVDQTFSTMWGSKYVNNFLDTDNRIKKVYVQADARFRMNPDDIMKIYVRSNTGAMVPFSAFGSYQWTYGPPNLQRYNGVEAMEIQGQSSPGQSTGQAMAAMEKLAAKLPSGIGFEWTGTSLQQQQSSSQAPLLYGLSILVVFLSLAALYESWIIPMSVIMVVPVGVLGALAATSATRLSNDIYFQVGLLTVIGLSAKNAILIVEFARELQHQGLTALQAAVEAAKMRLRPIVMTSMAFVLGVLPLVVAHGAGSASQKAIGTGVIGGTLTSTFLATFLIPMFFVVVVNKLGSRKKKDGPSAHREDTTRQPEGH, via the coding sequence ATGGCAAAATTCTTTATAGACCGCCCGATCTTCGCCATTGTCCTGTCCATCCTCATCATGCTGGGTGGAGCGATGGCCATTACCTCCTTGCCCATCGAGCAGTTCCCACCCATTGCGCCGCCCACGGTGCAGGTGAGCACCAGCTACCCCGGCGCGTCTGCCACGACAATTCAAAATACGGTTGTTCAAGTCATTGAGCAGCAGATGACCGGCATCGACAACCTCCTGTACATGTCTTCGGCCAGCGATGACACAGGCCAGTCGACCACTACCCTGACTTTCGCCGCCGGCACGAATCCGGACGTCGCGCAGGTTCAGGTTCAGAACAAGCTGCAGCTGGCCACTCCCCTGCTGCCGACGCAAGTTCAACAGTCTGGCGTGAAGGTCACCAAGTCGACCAACTCCTTCCTGATGGTTATCGGCTTCGTCTCGACCGACGGCAGCATGAACAAATTCGACATCGCGAACTATGTGGTGTCCAACGTCCAGGACTCGATCAGCCGCATCAACGGTGTCGGCAATATGGATGTCTTCGGCTCCCAGTACGCCATGCGCATCTGGCTGGATCCCGCAAAACTGAACAGCTACGCGCTGGTGCCTTCCAATATCACCACCGCCCTGCAAGCCCAGAACGTCCAGATCTCCGGCGGTCAGCTCGGCGGCGCTCCTGCAATCAAGGGCCAACAGCTCAACGCGACCATTACCGAATCGACTCTGCTGCGCACCAAAGAAGACTTCGGCAATATCCTCTTGAAGGTGATGCCGAATGGGGCGCAAGTCCGCTTGTCTGACATTGCCCGTATCGCACTGGGCGCCGAAAACTTCAACATCGACAACAAGTACAACGGCCAGCCGGCATCCGGCATGGGCATTCAGCTGGCGCCTGGCGGCAATGCATTGACCACGGCCAAGGCTATCAAGGCCCGTATGGCCCAGCTGGAACCGTACTTCCCGCACGGCCTGAAGGTGGTGTATCCGAACGACGTCACGCCATTCATCCAGGTCTCCATCCAGGAAGTGGTCAAGACGCTGCTGGAAGGCATCGTGCTGGTCTTCCTCGTGATGTACCTGTTCCTGCAAAACATCCGCGCCACGCTCATTCCGTCCATCACCGTGCCGGTGGTGCTGCTGGGCACGTTCGGCGTGATGGCCGCGCTCGGCTTCACCATCAACACACTGTCCATGTTCGGCCTGGTGCTGGCCATCGGCCTGCTTGTGGATGACGCCATCGTGGTGGTCGAGAACGTCGAGCGAGTGATGCACGAGGAAAATCTGTCGCCGCTCGAAGCCACCCGCAAGGCGATGGGCCAAATCAGTAGCGCTCTTATCGGCGTCGCCCTGGTCCTGTGCGCAGTGTTCGTCCCGGTTGCGTTCTCGAGCGGCACTGTCGGCGGCATCTATCGCCAATTCTCGCTGACCATCGTGGCATCGATGCTGCTGTCGGTCTTCGTCGCGCTGACGTTGACGCCGGCGTTGTGCTCCACTCTCCTGAAACGTCCTGATCAGAATCATGCCGAAAAGAAGGGTTTCTTCGGCTGGTTCAATCGCACCTTCGACCTCGGCCGGGACCGCTATTTATCGGGTGTGCGCCACATCATCGCCCGTTCGGGCCGCTGGTTGGTTCTTTATGCGGCCCTCATCGCTGTAGTTGTCGTGATGTTCGGCCGTCTGCCCACGTCATTCCTGCCGTCGGAAGACCAAGGCTTCATCTTTGTCCAGGTGAAAACAGCACCCGGCACCACGCAAGAAACTACCGGCGCCATCATGGATGAAGTCGCGGCGTATCTGCTCAAGGACGAAGGCGCGATGGTCGATGCCACCTTGACGGTGAACGGCAACGCCAACGGCATCCGCGGCCAGAACATCGGCCAGATCTTTGTGCATCTGAAGGACTGGTCTGAACGTACTGACCCGAAGCTTACCGCCCAAGCGCTTTCCTCGCGCATCGGCAAGCGGTATGCCGACTCCAGGGTTGCCGACATCTTCGCCCGCAGCCCGCCGCCCATCCGCGGCCTGGGCAGCGCCGCAGGCTTCGACTTCGAACTCGAGGATCGCGGCGGCCTTGGCCACGCGGCGCTCTCCCGGGCACGCGACCAGCTCCTGACGATGGCTCAGAGCGACCCCGCCCTGTCGCAGGTTCGATTCGTCGGGCAGCCCGACAATCCAACCTTCAAAATCAACATCGATCGTGAGAGGGCAGCTGCACTTGGGGTCTCCGCGTCCGATGTTGACCAGACCTTCTCCACGATGTGGGGCTCGAAGTATGTGAACAACTTCCTCGATACCGACAACCGGATCAAGAAGGTCTACGTGCAAGCCGATGCCAGGTTCCGCATGAATCCGGACGACATCATGAAAATCTACGTACGCAGCAACACCGGCGCCATGGTTCCCTTCTCGGCTTTCGGGTCCTACCAATGGACCTATGGCCCGCCCAATCTGCAACGCTATAACGGTGTTGAGGCGATGGAAATCCAAGGCCAGTCTTCGCCTGGACAAAGTACCGGCCAAGCAATGGCGGCCATGGAAAAGCTGGCGGCAAAGCTTCCTTCAGGCATCGGCTTCGAATGGACTGGAACATCGCTGCAACAACAGCAATCCAGTTCGCAAGCGCCCTTGCTGTATGGCCTGTCCATCCTGGTGGTCTTCCTAAGCCTGGCGGCTCTGTATGAGAGCTGGATTATCCCGATGTCGGTGATTATGGTGGTCCCGGTTGGTGTTCTGGGCGCCCTCGCCGCGACCTCGGCGACGCGCCTCTCCAATGACATCTACTTCCAGGTGGGCCTGCTGACCGTGATTGGCCTCTCGGCGAAGAACGCCATTCTTATTGTCGAGTTCGCCCGGGAGCTGCAGCACCAAGGCCTAACTGCGCTGCAGGCTGCCGTCGAGGCGGCCAAGATGCGGCTGCGTCCGATTGTCATGACCTCGATGGCATTCGTCCTCGGCGTTCTTCCGCTGGTGGTGGCCCACGGCGCCGGCTCTGCCAGCCAGAAAGCCATCGGCACCGGCGTCATCGGCGGCACATTGACCTCGACGTTCCTGGCGACCTTCCTCATCCCGATGTTCTTCGTGGTGGTGGTGAACAAGCTTGGCAGCCGAAAGAAAAAGGATGGCCCCAGCGCGCACAGGGAAGACACAACACGGCAGCCGGAGGGCCACTGA
- a CDS encoding efflux transporter outer membrane subunit, giving the protein MKVMTNAICLTLAALAAGCSLQPTYNRPDAPVAASYPTGPAYGAQAPTATAAAGDLDWQDFLRDPRLRRLVEIALKNNRDLRVAALNVDKVRAQYQVQHSALAPQLDAGADLAASRKPGSVSSSGKTTYTRDYSANLGVSWELDFFGRIRSLSDAALQQYFASGYAQQAAKIALISQVADQYLTLLAYDEQLQITKDTFDTARQSYDIMKLQYDTGTLSELDLRLSQTTLEQAQISYSAQVRAKAQAQNAMVLLIGQSMPADLPAGLTLDRQHLLSDVPAGLPSDLLQHRPDILQAESVLRSENANIGAARAAFFPAISLTGSTGSMSPTLGGLFAPGSGAWTFSPSISLPIFSGGANQANLDAAEVQKGIAAAQYEKAIQTAFKEVADGLAARGTYDDQLAAQQRYADAQQRRLELAQMMYDNGADSYLNVLAAHTDLYNARQSLISARLNRLTNLVDLYRTLGGGWRQRDLKE; this is encoded by the coding sequence ATGAAAGTGATGACTAATGCAATCTGCCTGACGCTGGCCGCTCTGGCTGCCGGATGCTCGCTGCAGCCGACGTACAACCGGCCCGATGCCCCCGTCGCGGCAAGCTATCCGACCGGTCCTGCCTATGGTGCCCAGGCGCCAACGGCGACCGCGGCGGCCGGCGACCTGGACTGGCAGGATTTCCTGAGAGATCCACGCTTGCGGCGCCTGGTGGAGATCGCGCTCAAGAACAACCGTGACTTGCGCGTTGCCGCCCTGAACGTCGACAAGGTGCGTGCCCAGTACCAGGTACAGCATTCCGCACTGGCGCCGCAACTGGATGCGGGCGCCGACCTGGCGGCCTCGCGCAAGCCGGGCAGCGTCTCGAGCAGCGGAAAGACGACTTATACCCGCGACTACTCCGCAAATCTGGGCGTTTCATGGGAACTCGATTTCTTTGGCCGCATTCGCAGCCTCTCTGACGCGGCCTTACAGCAATACTTCGCCAGCGGTTACGCGCAACAAGCCGCGAAGATCGCTCTGATCTCGCAGGTGGCAGATCAGTATCTGACACTTCTGGCCTATGACGAACAGCTCCAGATCACCAAGGACACGTTCGACACAGCGCGTCAGAGCTATGACATCATGAAGTTGCAGTACGACACGGGCACGCTCTCCGAGCTCGACCTGCGGCTTTCCCAGACGACCTTGGAGCAGGCGCAGATCAGTTATTCGGCGCAGGTGCGCGCCAAGGCACAAGCGCAGAACGCCATGGTGCTGCTGATCGGCCAAAGCATGCCCGCGGATTTGCCTGCCGGACTGACGCTGGATCGGCAACATCTGCTGTCCGATGTGCCAGCAGGACTGCCCTCCGACCTGCTGCAACATCGCCCGGATATCCTGCAGGCCGAATCCGTTCTGCGCTCCGAAAACGCGAATATTGGGGCTGCGCGCGCGGCTTTCTTCCCTGCCATATCGCTGACAGGTTCGACTGGCTCGATGAGCCCGACGCTCGGCGGCCTCTTCGCCCCAGGGTCTGGTGCGTGGACGTTCTCCCCATCGATCAGCCTGCCCATCTTCTCGGGTGGGGCCAATCAAGCCAACCTCGATGCGGCGGAGGTGCAGAAGGGCATCGCAGCGGCCCAGTACGAGAAGGCCATCCAGACTGCCTTCAAGGAGGTGGCTGACGGCCTCGCGGCGCGCGGCACCTACGACGACCAACTGGCGGCACAACAACGCTATGCCGATGCGCAACAACGCAGGCTGGAACTGGCGCAGATGATGTACGACAACGGCGCCGACAGTTATCTGAACGTCCTGGCAGCCCACACCGACCTGTACAACGCGCGCCAATCCCTGATTTCCGCCCGCCTGAACCGCTTGACCAACCTGGTCGACCTCTATCGCACCCTCGGCGGCGGATGGCGCCAGCGGGATCTCAAAGAATAG
- a CDS encoding response regulator transcription factor, with amino-acid sequence MKLLIVEDSDRVAHFLKKGLEESGHTADHADNGRDGMFLAASEPYDAIIMDRMLPGGIDGLGIIEALRKTGNKVPILILSAMSGVDDRIRGLHAGGDDYLVKPFSFGELLARLDALARRTRETAAETSLSVADLHMDLLTHKVSRAGKAIAMQPREFRLLEYLMRHANQVVTRTMLLQNVWNYDFDPQTNVVDVHISKLRQKIDVDAKTPLLRTIRNSGYMLAKDD; translated from the coding sequence ATGAAATTGCTCATCGTGGAGGATAGCGACCGGGTTGCCCATTTCCTGAAAAAGGGCCTCGAGGAGTCAGGGCACACCGCAGACCATGCGGATAACGGCCGAGACGGCATGTTCCTGGCCGCGAGCGAACCCTATGACGCCATCATCATGGATCGCATGCTGCCGGGCGGCATCGATGGTCTGGGCATCATCGAAGCCCTTCGGAAAACCGGAAACAAGGTTCCAATCCTCATCCTGAGCGCCATGTCCGGAGTCGATGACCGCATCCGCGGCTTGCACGCCGGCGGCGACGATTACCTGGTCAAACCTTTCTCTTTCGGCGAACTCCTCGCTCGCCTGGATGCATTGGCCAGGCGCACGCGCGAGACAGCGGCCGAAACATCATTGTCCGTCGCCGACCTCCATATGGACCTGTTGACCCACAAGGTCAGTCGCGCGGGAAAGGCTATTGCGATGCAACCCCGGGAATTCCGCCTTCTTGAGTATCTGATGCGTCACGCCAATCAGGTGGTGACACGAACGATGCTGCTGCAGAACGTCTGGAATTACGACTTCGATCCACAGACCAACGTCGTTGATGTTCACATCAGCAAGTTGCGCCAGAAGATTGACGTGGACGCAAAGACTCCGCTGCTGCGCACCATCCGGAACTCCGGCTACATGTTGGCAAAAGATGATTAG
- a CDS encoding sensor histidine kinase, producing the protein MISFFRFSARTVSVCYVIFSLLVLLCFATPLGYAWREYVEEDRSRILHADTLRLQRVFKEQGIDALRLAIGTQVGTNASGSEDIILLADAALARQAGNLPRWPQSINTVPGEGRYSLDIDGRTTRTLARHVILDNRYHLLVAQDIDRYRLLENLFIYGLGSAAAVIILLGAAGGLLVRRSLLSKVKDINIAASAIMQGDFSHRLPHSGGEDELAVVVETENKMLAQIEQLMDSVRNVSNAIAHDLRTPLAELRSRLEELLLTRPDSERTFADIECAIADVDRVIAIFNALLRLAEIDTGARRSGFRPIDIATIVDDVADFYLPLAESKQRFLRVERMQHLPLKGDPLLLTQAIGNLIDNALKYSSDGGLVSVTCRRSQDGMLLVEVSDNGPGIPSDELSKVQERFYRCDASRATPGMGLGLSVVAAIAKLHYGRLELSNGDPGLRALLFLKPSMIKDV; encoded by the coding sequence ATGATTAGCTTTTTCAGATTTTCCGCCCGTACCGTATCGGTGTGCTATGTCATTTTCAGCTTGTTGGTGCTTCTCTGCTTCGCTACTCCCTTGGGCTATGCGTGGCGGGAATATGTGGAAGAAGACCGGTCGCGGATACTTCACGCCGATACCTTGCGACTGCAGCGGGTGTTCAAGGAACAAGGCATCGACGCCCTCAGGCTTGCCATCGGGACGCAAGTAGGTACGAACGCCAGCGGTTCTGAAGACATCATCTTGCTTGCCGATGCCGCGCTGGCCCGACAGGCCGGCAATCTCCCCCGGTGGCCGCAAAGCATCAACACTGTCCCGGGCGAAGGCCGCTATTCCCTTGATATCGATGGCCGGACAACCCGGACACTTGCCCGGCACGTCATTCTCGACAACCGCTATCACCTCCTGGTTGCTCAGGACATCGACAGATATCGGCTTCTCGAAAATCTGTTCATCTACGGTCTGGGAAGCGCCGCGGCCGTCATCATCCTTTTGGGCGCGGCTGGCGGCCTGCTCGTGAGAAGGAGTCTGCTGTCCAAGGTGAAGGACATCAACATCGCCGCTTCGGCAATTATGCAAGGCGACTTCTCGCATCGACTTCCACACAGTGGCGGAGAAGATGAGCTGGCCGTCGTGGTCGAAACGGAAAATAAGATGCTGGCCCAGATCGAGCAATTGATGGACAGCGTCCGGAATGTCTCGAACGCCATTGCCCACGATCTTCGGACGCCCCTAGCCGAGCTACGGTCACGCCTGGAGGAACTGCTGCTGACCAGACCGGACAGCGAGCGTACGTTCGCTGACATCGAGTGCGCCATCGCCGACGTCGATCGTGTGATAGCCATCTTCAACGCATTGCTGCGCCTGGCGGAAATTGATACCGGCGCACGCCGCTCCGGCTTCCGGCCGATTGACATCGCCACCATCGTTGACGATGTGGCCGATTTCTACCTTCCCCTTGCCGAATCAAAACAGCGTTTCCTGAGGGTTGAAAGAATGCAGCATCTTCCTCTGAAAGGCGACCCTCTTCTCTTGACGCAGGCCATCGGCAACCTGATTGACAACGCGCTGAAGTATTCGTCTGACGGAGGCCTCGTGTCGGTTACCTGCAGGCGCAGCCAGGACGGGATGCTGCTCGTTGAGGTAAGTGACAACGGGCCCGGGATACCCAGCGACGAACTATCCAAGGTGCAGGAGCGCTTCTATCGCTGCGACGCCAGTCGCGCCACGCCGGGGATGGGACTTGGATTGAGCGTGGTGGCCGCGATCGCGAAACTGCATTACGGCCGCCTTGAGCTCAGCAATGGCGATCCGGGCTTGCGCGCGCTCCTGTTCTTGAAACCCAGCATGATTAAAGATGTTTAA
- a CDS encoding DUF4148 domain-containing protein — MKSVITKIIATTILACASVGAIAQTQSAADAERDWDNMHALNQYPIIPFKSTKTRAEVKAELVAAQKAGAIANGDNYPILPATTTHKTRAQVRAELVAAQREGLIANGDNYPIIKQAESHKTRAQVEAEVATAEHAAQVSGDHTY; from the coding sequence ATGAAATCCGTCATCACCAAAATCATCGCCACCACCATCCTCGCCTGCGCCTCGGTCGGCGCGATCGCACAGACGCAAAGCGCTGCCGATGCCGAACGTGACTGGGACAATATGCACGCGCTGAACCAGTACCCCATCATTCCCTTCAAGAGCACCAAGACGCGCGCTGAGGTCAAGGCCGAGCTGGTTGCCGCCCAAAAGGCCGGGGCCATTGCCAACGGCGACAACTACCCTATCCTGCCGGCGACGACCACGCACAAAACCCGCGCCCAGGTCCGTGCCGAGCTGGTGGCGGCCCAGCGTGAGGGCCTCATCGCCAACGGCGACAACTACCCGATCATCAAGCAAGCCGAGTCGCACAAGACCCGCGCCCAGGTCGAAGCCGAGGTGGCAACCGCTGAGCATGCCGCGCAAGTCTCCGGCGACCATACCTACTGA
- a CDS encoding COG4705 family protein, translating to MMQSKHDLAKVPEVTAIFWLIKIAATTLGETGGDAVSMSMNLGYLVSTAIFAVIFLMAVLAQVRAKSFHPLLYWTTIVATTTVGTTLADFADRSLGIGYAGGSALLLFLLIASLFIWHRTLGTVSVGSISTVKAETFYWLTIMFSQTLGTALGDWTADTAGLGYTGAALIFGALLMVIAVAHYASEVSDTILFWAAFILTRPLGAAVGDFLDKPHAQGGLELSRYMASAALLGFMLICILSFRQKAARSSH from the coding sequence ATGATGCAAAGCAAACACGACCTTGCGAAAGTCCCTGAAGTCACCGCGATTTTCTGGCTCATCAAGATTGCCGCCACTACACTTGGTGAGACCGGCGGCGATGCCGTTTCGATGTCCATGAATCTCGGCTACCTCGTGAGCACCGCCATCTTCGCGGTCATTTTCCTGATGGCCGTATTGGCCCAGGTCCGGGCAAAGTCGTTCCACCCGCTGCTCTACTGGACAACGATTGTGGCAACCACCACGGTCGGCACCACGCTTGCCGACTTCGCCGATCGCTCTCTGGGCATCGGATATGCGGGCGGCTCCGCCCTGTTGCTGTTCCTGCTGATCGCATCGCTCTTCATCTGGCACCGGACCCTTGGCACCGTCTCCGTAGGCAGCATCAGCACTGTCAAGGCGGAAACCTTCTATTGGCTCACCATCATGTTCTCCCAGACCCTCGGAACCGCGCTGGGCGACTGGACCGCCGACACCGCCGGACTCGGATACACCGGCGCCGCGCTTATCTTTGGCGCTCTGCTGATGGTCATCGCCGTTGCGCACTATGCCAGTGAGGTGTCCGACACCATCTTGTTCTGGGCCGCATTTATCTTGACCCGGCCTCTTGGCGCCGCCGTCGGCGACTTCCTGGACAAGCCGCACGCACAAGGCGGCCTGGAGCTCAGCCGATATATGGCATCGGCTGCGCTGTTGGGATTTATGCTGATCTGCATCCTCTCTTTCCGCCAGAAGGCCGCAAGGAGTTCGCACTAG